The Glycine max cultivar Williams 82 chromosome 12, Glycine_max_v4.0, whole genome shotgun sequence genome window below encodes:
- the LOC100306707 gene encoding uncharacterized protein isoform X1: MANSNLPRRIIKETQRLLSEPAPGISASPSEDNMRYFNVMILGPTQSPYEGGVFKLELFLPEEYPMAAPKVRFLTKIYHPNIDKLGRICLDILKDKWSPALGIRTVLLSIQALLSAPNPDDPLSENIAKHWKSNEAEAVETAKEWTRLYASGA; the protein is encoded by the exons ATGGCCAACAGTAACCTCCCTCGAAGAATCATCAAG GAAACGCAGCGTTTGCTCAGTGAGCCAG CGCCTGGAATTAGTGCGTCCCCTTCGGAGGACAATATGCGGTATTTCAATGTGATGATCCTTGGCCCGACTCAGTCGCCATATGAAG GGGGAGTTTTCAAGTTGGAATTATTTTTGCCAGAAGAATATCCAATGGCTGCTCCAAAG GTTAGGTTTCTGACAAAAATATATCATCCGAACATTGATAAG CTTGGCAGGATATGTCTTGACATTCTGAAAGATAAGTGGAGTCCTGCCCTTGGGATTCGCACTGTACTTTTGAG TATTCAAGCTCTTCTAAGTGCACCTAACCCAGATGATCCACTTTCTGAGAACATTGCCAAGCATTGGAAATCTAATGAGGCCGAGGCTGTTGAAACAG CCAAGGAATGGACCCGGTTATATGCTAGTGGCGCTTGA
- the LOC100306707 gene encoding uncharacterized protein isoform X2, whose protein sequence is MRYFNVMILGPTQSPYEGGVFKLELFLPEEYPMAAPKVRFLTKIYHPNIDKLGRICLDILKDKWSPALGIRTVLLSIQALLSAPNPDDPLSENIAKHWKSNEAEAVETAKEWTRLYASGA, encoded by the exons ATGCGGTATTTCAATGTGATGATCCTTGGCCCGACTCAGTCGCCATATGAAG GGGGAGTTTTCAAGTTGGAATTATTTTTGCCAGAAGAATATCCAATGGCTGCTCCAAAG GTTAGGTTTCTGACAAAAATATATCATCCGAACATTGATAAG CTTGGCAGGATATGTCTTGACATTCTGAAAGATAAGTGGAGTCCTGCCCTTGGGATTCGCACTGTACTTTTGAG TATTCAAGCTCTTCTAAGTGCACCTAACCCAGATGATCCACTTTCTGAGAACATTGCCAAGCATTGGAAATCTAATGAGGCCGAGGCTGTTGAAACAG CCAAGGAATGGACCCGGTTATATGCTAGTGGCGCTTGA
- the LOC100306707 gene encoding uncharacterized protein LOC100306707 has product MAPGISASPSEDNMRYFNVMILGPTQSPYEGGVFKLELFLPEEYPMAAPKVRFLTKIYHPNIDKLGRICLDILKDKWSPALGIRTVLLSIQALLSAPNPDDPLSENIAKHWKSNEAEAVETAKEWTRLYASGA; this is encoded by the exons ATGG CGCCTGGAATTAGTGCGTCCCCTTCGGAGGACAATATGCGGTATTTCAATGTGATGATCCTTGGCCCGACTCAGTCGCCATATGAAG GGGGAGTTTTCAAGTTGGAATTATTTTTGCCAGAAGAATATCCAATGGCTGCTCCAAAG GTTAGGTTTCTGACAAAAATATATCATCCGAACATTGATAAG CTTGGCAGGATATGTCTTGACATTCTGAAAGATAAGTGGAGTCCTGCCCTTGGGATTCGCACTGTACTTTTGAG TATTCAAGCTCTTCTAAGTGCACCTAACCCAGATGATCCACTTTCTGAGAACATTGCCAAGCATTGGAAATCTAATGAGGCCGAGGCTGTTGAAACAG CCAAGGAATGGACCCGGTTATATGCTAGTGGCGCTTGA
- the LOC100778503 gene encoding AAA-ATPase At3g50940 isoform X1 codes for MSNSTTLISAVASLAASAMLIRSITNDFIPLEILDFFYSKIYYLSRQFSSQLTIIIEEFQGVSRNQVYEAAEVYLGTKATLSALRVKASKSEDDKKLAFSVDRDEDISDDYEGVQVKWKLSCEILEPYGSRHSNDRNANFKSEVRSYELSFHKKHKEKIFNSYLPYVLERAKDIKQENMEVKLHTIEYDCYWNGNSVKFSHPMTFKTLAIDAELKREVVSDLDKFVKGKEFYKRTGKAWKRGYLLYGPPGTGKSSLIAAMANYLNYDIYDLDLTIVTNNNDLKNLLLGMSNRSILVFEDIDCSIKLQNREEEEEEEQKKGDNNKESKVTLSGLLNVIDGLWSCCGEERIIIFTTNHKERLDPALLRPGRMDMHIHLSYCTFSAFKQLVLNYLGISQHKLFEQIEGLLGEVNVTPAEVAGELTKSSDTRDPLQDLVNFLHSKKMVESDTIIDQC; via the exons TACACTTATATCTGCAGTGGCATCTCTTGCAGCCTCAGCTATGCTAATCCGAAGCATTACCAACGATTTCATTCCTCTTGAAATCCTAGACTTCTTTTACtccaaaatttattatctttctCGTCAATTTTCCTCCCAACTTACCATTATCATTGAAGAATTTCAAGGGGTGTCTAGAAATCAAGTGTATGAGGCTGCAGAAGTCTATCTAGGCACTAAAGCCACTCTCTCAGCTCTAAGAGTTAAAGCAAGCAAATCCGAGGATGACAAAAAGCTTGCATTCAGTGTAGATAGAGATGAAGACATTAGTGATGATTATGAAGGAGTTCAGGTGAAGTGGAAACTTAGCTGTGAGATTCTTGAGCCTTATGGCAGTAGACATTCTAATGATAGGAATGCCAATTTTAAGTCAGAAGTGAGATCCTATGAGCTAAGCTTTCACAAGAAACACAAGGAGAAGATATTCAATTCATATTTGCCATATGTGTTGGAGAGAGCCAAGGATATCAAGCAGGAGAACATGGAAGTGAAGCTCCACACAATTGAATATGATTGCTATTGGAATGGAAATAGTGTCAAATTTAGCCACCCCATGACTTTCAAAACTCTGGCAATTGATGCAGAGCTCAAGAGGGAAGTGGTGagtgatttggacaagtttgTGAAAGGGAAAGAGTTCTATAAAAGAACTGGGAAAGCTTGGAAACGTGGTTACCTCTTGTATGGCCCTCCAGGCACTGGCAAGTCTAGTCTTATTGCAGCCATGGCCAATTATCTCAACTATGATATCTATGATTTGGATCTCACCATTGTCACTAATAACAATGACTTAAAGAATTTGCTCCTAGGCATGTCCAACCGTTCCATACTTGTGTTTGAGGACATTGACTGCTCCATAAAGCTGCAGAaccgagaagaagaagaagaagaagaacaaaagaaaggagaTAATAATAAAGAGAGTAAG GTGACACTTTCAGGGCTCTTGAATGTAATAGATGGCCTTTGGTCATGCTGTGGAGAGGAACGGATTATTATTTTCACAACCAATCACAAAGAAAGGCTGGATCCTGCTCTGCTGAGGCCAGGGAGGATGGACATGCACATCCACTTGTCATACTGCACCTTTTCTGCTTTCAAACAATTGGTCCTCAACTACCTTGGCATTTCACAACACAAACTCTTTGAACAAATTGAGGGGCTTCTAGGAGAAGTGAATGTGACACCTGCAGAAGTTGCGGGAGAGCTAACAAAGAGCTCTGATACTAGAGATCCCCTCCAAGACCTCGTCAATTTCCTCCACAGCAAGAAAATGGTGGAGAGCGACACTATAATTGACCAATGTTAG
- the LOC100778503 gene encoding AAA-ATPase At3g50940 isoform X2, translating to MSNSTTLISAVASLAASAMLIRSITNDFIPLEILDFFYSKIYYLSRQFSSQLTIIIEEFQGVSRNQVYEAAEVYLGTKATLSALRVKASKSEDDKKLAFSVDRDEDISDDYEGVQVKWKLSCEILEPYGSRHSNDRNANFKSEVRSYELSFHKKHKEKIFNSYLPYVLERAKDIKQENMEVKLHTIEYDCYWNGNSVKFSHPMTFKTLAIDAELKREVVSDLDKFVKGKEFYKRTGKAWKRGYLLYGPPGTGKSSLIAAMANYLNYDIYDLDLTIVTNNNDLKNLLLGMSNRSILVFEDIDCSIKLQNREEEEEEEQKKGDNNKESKGS from the exons TACACTTATATCTGCAGTGGCATCTCTTGCAGCCTCAGCTATGCTAATCCGAAGCATTACCAACGATTTCATTCCTCTTGAAATCCTAGACTTCTTTTACtccaaaatttattatctttctCGTCAATTTTCCTCCCAACTTACCATTATCATTGAAGAATTTCAAGGGGTGTCTAGAAATCAAGTGTATGAGGCTGCAGAAGTCTATCTAGGCACTAAAGCCACTCTCTCAGCTCTAAGAGTTAAAGCAAGCAAATCCGAGGATGACAAAAAGCTTGCATTCAGTGTAGATAGAGATGAAGACATTAGTGATGATTATGAAGGAGTTCAGGTGAAGTGGAAACTTAGCTGTGAGATTCTTGAGCCTTATGGCAGTAGACATTCTAATGATAGGAATGCCAATTTTAAGTCAGAAGTGAGATCCTATGAGCTAAGCTTTCACAAGAAACACAAGGAGAAGATATTCAATTCATATTTGCCATATGTGTTGGAGAGAGCCAAGGATATCAAGCAGGAGAACATGGAAGTGAAGCTCCACACAATTGAATATGATTGCTATTGGAATGGAAATAGTGTCAAATTTAGCCACCCCATGACTTTCAAAACTCTGGCAATTGATGCAGAGCTCAAGAGGGAAGTGGTGagtgatttggacaagtttgTGAAAGGGAAAGAGTTCTATAAAAGAACTGGGAAAGCTTGGAAACGTGGTTACCTCTTGTATGGCCCTCCAGGCACTGGCAAGTCTAGTCTTATTGCAGCCATGGCCAATTATCTCAACTATGATATCTATGATTTGGATCTCACCATTGTCACTAATAACAATGACTTAAAGAATTTGCTCCTAGGCATGTCCAACCGTTCCATACTTGTGTTTGAGGACATTGACTGCTCCATAAAGCTGCAGAaccgagaagaagaagaagaagaagaacaaaagaaaggagaTAATAATAAAGAGAGTAAG GGCTCTTGA